A DNA window from Vigna angularis cultivar LongXiaoDou No.4 chromosome 1, ASM1680809v1, whole genome shotgun sequence contains the following coding sequences:
- the LOC108319383 gene encoding pentatricopeptide repeat-containing protein At3g14730 isoform X2 has translation MNGRTIIRAFIIPPQQQQHCRGLLCFSTSPSYNVQTCIATLQSCAHNANLSKGKELHTHLLKNAFFGSPLAITSLINMYSKCTLINHSLRVFNYPTHLDKNVFAYNALIAGFVANALPQRGFALYKQMRHLGVVPDKFSFPCVIRACGDIMEDLEVRKIHGLLFKFGLELDVFVGSALVITYLKFGTVEDAHEVFEALPVRDVVLWNAMVNGYAQIGRFEEALVVFRRMEREGVIPCRYTVTGVLSIFSVTGDFDSGRAVHGFVTKRGYESSVVVSNALIDMYGKCKCVGDALTVFEVMVERDIFSWNSIISVHEHCGDHYGTLRLFDRMQVKGVRPDLVTITTVLPACTHLAALRHGKEIHRYMVVNGLGKEESHNDFDYVLLNNALMDMYAKCGNVRDACTVFDNMREKDVASWNIMITGYAMHGYGDEALDIFGRMCEAEMVPNEISFVGLLSACSHAGMVKEGLGFLSEMESKYGVSPSIEHYTCVIDMLCRAGRLMEAYELVRRMPFKADPVGWRSLLAACRVHKDKDLAEIAGSKVIELEPGHCGNYVLMSNVYGDVGRYEQVSEVRHTMKQQNVKKRPGLNSLTVVLQEHGYAPFL, from the exons ATGAATGGAAGAACAATCATAAGAGCCTTCATCATCCccccacaacaacaacaacattgtCGCGGGTTGCTCTGTTTCTCAACCTCACCCTCCTACAACGTGCAAACATGCATTGCCACCCTCCAGTCGTGTGCCCACAATGCAAACCTCTCCAAGGGCAAGGAACTCCACACCCACTTGCTCAAAAACGCTTTCTTTGGATCCCCGCTCGCCATCACAAGCCTCATCAACATGTACTCCAAGTGCACCCTCATCAATCACTCCCTCAGAGTCTTCAACTACCCCACCCATCTTGACAAAAATGTCTTTGCCTACAACGCTCTCATTGCTGGTTTCGTTGCAAACGCTCTTCCCCAACGTGGGTTTGCTCTATATAAGCAAATGAGACATCTGGGTGTCGTTCCTGATAAGTTCAGTTTTCCGTGTGTCATCAGAGCCTGTGGCGATATTATGGAGGATTTGGAGGTTAGGAAGATTCATGGGTTGTTGTTCAAATTTGGGTTGGAGTTGGATGTGTTTGTTGGCAGCGCGCTGGTAATTACTTACTTGAAATTTGGAACGGTGGAGGATGCGCATGAGGTGTTTGAGGCGTTGCCTGTGAGAGATGTGGTGCTTTGGAATGCAATGGTTAATGGATACGCGCAGATTGGGCGGTTTGAAGAGGCTTTGGTGGTATTTAGGAGGATGGAGAGAGAAGGGGTGATTCCTTGTAGATACACTGTTACTGGGGTCTTGTCGATATTTTCTGTGACAGGGGATTTTGACAGTGGACGTGCTGTTCATGGGTTTGTGACAAAAAGGGGTTATGAATCAAGTGTTGTTGTTTCTAATGCATTGATTGATATGTATGGGAAATGTAAATGTGTTGGTGATGCGTTGACTGTGTTTGAGGTGATGGTGGAGAGAGACATTTTTTCATGGAATTCGATCATATCAGTTCATGAACACTGTGGTGATCATTACGGAACTTTGAGGCTTTTTGATAGAATGCAGGTAAAAGGGGTTCGACCTGATTTGGTTACTATTACAACAGTACTTCCTGCTTGTACTCATCTTGCAGCGCTGAGGCATGGTAAAGAGATACATAGGTATATGGTTGTAAATGGGTTGGGGAAGGAAGAAAGCCACAATGATTTTGATTACGTTTTGTTGAACAACGCTTTGATGGACATGTATGCGAAATGTGGAAACGTGAGAGATGCATGCACGGTTTTTGACAACATGAGGGAGAAGGATGTGGCCTCGTGGAACATCATGATAACAGGTTATGCAATGCACGGTTATGGTGATGAGGCATTGGATATTTTTGGCCGTATGTGTGAAGCTGAAATGGTACCTAATGAAATCAGTTTTGTGGGATTGCTGTCTGCGTGCAGCCATGCTGGGATGGTGAAGGAGGGGCTTGGGTTTCTATCAGAAATGGAGTCAAAGTATGGTGTTTCTCCATCCATTGAACACTACACTTGTGTGATTGACATGCTCTGTAGGGCAGGGAGGCTGATGGAGGCTTATGAGTTAGTGCGAAGAATGCCATTTAAGGCTGATCCTGTAGGATGGCGATCTCTGCTAGCAGCATGCCGAGTCCACAAGGACAAGGACTTGGCTGAGATTGCAGGGAGTAAGGTGATTGAACTTGAGCCAGGCCACTGTGGAAACTATGTGCTGATGTCAAATGTTTATGGAGACGTTGGTCGATATGAGCAAGTGTCAGAGGTGAGGCATACAATGAAGCAACAAAATGTGAAGAAGAGACCAG GCTTAAACTCATTAACAGTTGTTCTGCAAGAGCATGGTTATGCCCCCTTTCTCTAG
- the LOC108319383 gene encoding pentatricopeptide repeat-containing protein At3g14730 isoform X1, with the protein MNGRTIIRAFIIPPQQQQHCRGLLCFSTSPSYNVQTCIATLQSCAHNANLSKGKELHTHLLKNAFFGSPLAITSLINMYSKCTLINHSLRVFNYPTHLDKNVFAYNALIAGFVANALPQRGFALYKQMRHLGVVPDKFSFPCVIRACGDIMEDLEVRKIHGLLFKFGLELDVFVGSALVITYLKFGTVEDAHEVFEALPVRDVVLWNAMVNGYAQIGRFEEALVVFRRMEREGVIPCRYTVTGVLSIFSVTGDFDSGRAVHGFVTKRGYESSVVVSNALIDMYGKCKCVGDALTVFEVMVERDIFSWNSIISVHEHCGDHYGTLRLFDRMQVKGVRPDLVTITTVLPACTHLAALRHGKEIHRYMVVNGLGKEESHNDFDYVLLNNALMDMYAKCGNVRDACTVFDNMREKDVASWNIMITGYAMHGYGDEALDIFGRMCEAEMVPNEISFVGLLSACSHAGMVKEGLGFLSEMESKYGVSPSIEHYTCVIDMLCRAGRLMEAYELVRRMPFKADPVGWRSLLAACRVHKDKDLAEIAGSKVIELEPGHCGNYVLMSNVYGDVGRYEQVSEVRHTMKQQNVKKRPGCSWIELVNGVHVFITADRTHPHTHSIYAGLNSLTVVLQEHGYAPFL; encoded by the coding sequence ATGAATGGAAGAACAATCATAAGAGCCTTCATCATCCccccacaacaacaacaacattgtCGCGGGTTGCTCTGTTTCTCAACCTCACCCTCCTACAACGTGCAAACATGCATTGCCACCCTCCAGTCGTGTGCCCACAATGCAAACCTCTCCAAGGGCAAGGAACTCCACACCCACTTGCTCAAAAACGCTTTCTTTGGATCCCCGCTCGCCATCACAAGCCTCATCAACATGTACTCCAAGTGCACCCTCATCAATCACTCCCTCAGAGTCTTCAACTACCCCACCCATCTTGACAAAAATGTCTTTGCCTACAACGCTCTCATTGCTGGTTTCGTTGCAAACGCTCTTCCCCAACGTGGGTTTGCTCTATATAAGCAAATGAGACATCTGGGTGTCGTTCCTGATAAGTTCAGTTTTCCGTGTGTCATCAGAGCCTGTGGCGATATTATGGAGGATTTGGAGGTTAGGAAGATTCATGGGTTGTTGTTCAAATTTGGGTTGGAGTTGGATGTGTTTGTTGGCAGCGCGCTGGTAATTACTTACTTGAAATTTGGAACGGTGGAGGATGCGCATGAGGTGTTTGAGGCGTTGCCTGTGAGAGATGTGGTGCTTTGGAATGCAATGGTTAATGGATACGCGCAGATTGGGCGGTTTGAAGAGGCTTTGGTGGTATTTAGGAGGATGGAGAGAGAAGGGGTGATTCCTTGTAGATACACTGTTACTGGGGTCTTGTCGATATTTTCTGTGACAGGGGATTTTGACAGTGGACGTGCTGTTCATGGGTTTGTGACAAAAAGGGGTTATGAATCAAGTGTTGTTGTTTCTAATGCATTGATTGATATGTATGGGAAATGTAAATGTGTTGGTGATGCGTTGACTGTGTTTGAGGTGATGGTGGAGAGAGACATTTTTTCATGGAATTCGATCATATCAGTTCATGAACACTGTGGTGATCATTACGGAACTTTGAGGCTTTTTGATAGAATGCAGGTAAAAGGGGTTCGACCTGATTTGGTTACTATTACAACAGTACTTCCTGCTTGTACTCATCTTGCAGCGCTGAGGCATGGTAAAGAGATACATAGGTATATGGTTGTAAATGGGTTGGGGAAGGAAGAAAGCCACAATGATTTTGATTACGTTTTGTTGAACAACGCTTTGATGGACATGTATGCGAAATGTGGAAACGTGAGAGATGCATGCACGGTTTTTGACAACATGAGGGAGAAGGATGTGGCCTCGTGGAACATCATGATAACAGGTTATGCAATGCACGGTTATGGTGATGAGGCATTGGATATTTTTGGCCGTATGTGTGAAGCTGAAATGGTACCTAATGAAATCAGTTTTGTGGGATTGCTGTCTGCGTGCAGCCATGCTGGGATGGTGAAGGAGGGGCTTGGGTTTCTATCAGAAATGGAGTCAAAGTATGGTGTTTCTCCATCCATTGAACACTACACTTGTGTGATTGACATGCTCTGTAGGGCAGGGAGGCTGATGGAGGCTTATGAGTTAGTGCGAAGAATGCCATTTAAGGCTGATCCTGTAGGATGGCGATCTCTGCTAGCAGCATGCCGAGTCCACAAGGACAAGGACTTGGCTGAGATTGCAGGGAGTAAGGTGATTGAACTTGAGCCAGGCCACTGTGGAAACTATGTGCTGATGTCAAATGTTTATGGAGACGTTGGTCGATATGAGCAAGTGTCAGAGGTGAGGCATACAATGAAGCAACAAAATGTGAAGAAGAGACCAGGTTGTAGCTGGATTGAACTTGTTAATGGTGTGCATGTTTTTATAACAGCTGATAGGACTCATCCTCACACTCATTCTATTTATGCAGGCTTAAACTCATTAACAGTTGTTCTGCAAGAGCATGGTTATGCCCCCTTTCTCTAG
- the LOC108319392 gene encoding WRKY transcription factor 71, with protein MSVEPKELYYQDLVLDHNNHHGTVAAAAGVGGGSDMYQKHFSTSLIPAASTPYDSQPFDPSYMTFTECLQGGMDYNSLATSFGLSPSSSEVFSSVEGNHKPAEGGDGGGATAATETLATLNSSISSSSSEAGAEEDSGKSKKDRQVKTEEGGGGGGENSKKGNKDKKKGEKKQKEPRFAFMTKSEVDHLEDGYRWRKYGQKAVKNSPYPRSYYRCTTQKCTVKKRVERSFQDPTTVITTYEGQHNHPVPTSLRGNAAAGMFTPSLLATPTPLAAGSNFPQDLFLHMHHQHHHHHHHPHHHFHNTLFSTQSTNAVTTTSTTVTTASTPPSIYSSYNINNSLLHNQYLPSEYGLLQDIVPSIFHNKTHHQN; from the exons atgtCTGTTGAACCTAAAGAACTTTACTACCAGGACCTTGTCCTAGACCACAACAATCACCACGGAACAGTAGCAGCAGCAGCAGGAGTAGGAGGAGGATCTGACATGTACCAAAAGCACTTTTCCACTTCCTTAATCCCTGCTGCTTCAACACCCTATGACTCACAACCCTTTGATCCCTCCTACATGACCTTCACCGAGTGTTTGCAAGGGGGCATGGATTACAATTCTCTTGCAACTTCCTTTGGCCTTTCTCCTTCCTCATCCGAGGTTTTCTCATCTGTTGAAGGCAACCACAAGCCTGCAGAAGGAGGAGACGGAGGAGGAGCCACTGCTGCCACTGAAACCCTTGCCACTCTTAACTCGTCTATCTCTTCTTCGTCTTCTGAAGCCGGGGCTGAAGAAGATTCAGGAAAGAGCAAAAAGGATAGGCAGGTGAAGacagaagaaggaggaggaggaggaggagaaaaCTCTAAGAAAGG GAACAAGGAtaagaagaaaggagagaagaaaCAGAAGGAGCCAAGGTTTGCCTTCATGACCAAGAGTGAGGTTGATCACCTTGAAGATGGATACAGATGGAGAAAATATGGACAGAAAGCTGTCAAGAATAGCCCTTATCCAAG GAGCTACTACAGGTGCACTACACAGAAGTGCACAGTGAAGAAACGCGTGGAGAGGTCATTTCAGGACCCAACCACTGTGATAACAACGTATGAAGGTCAGCACAACCATCCGGTCCCCACATCGCTGAGAGGGAATGCGGCCGCAGGAATGTTCACACCTTCTTTGCTCGCCACACCAACTCCACTTGCAGCCGGGTCAAACTTCCCTCAAGATCTCTTCCTTCACATGCATCATCAgcatcaccaccaccaccaccaccctcACCATCACTTTCACAACACCCTCTTCTCCACACAATCAACAAACGCCGTTACCACCACCAGCACCACCGTTACCACTGCTTCCACTCCTCCCTCCATTTACTCATCCTATAACATTAACAACTCTCTTCTTCACAACCAGTATCTTCCTTCTGAATATGGCCTCCTTCAAGACATAGTCCCTTCCATCTTCCACAACAAGACACACCACCAGAATTAA